One Mesorhizobium sp. J428 DNA segment encodes these proteins:
- a CDS encoding ABC transporter ATP-binding protein, whose translation MPLLSVENLEVTYAQKGRSFRALDGVSFSLEKGETVGLVGESGCGKSTLGKSILRLIETSGGAIRVDGDDITKLGHNAMMSKRRRMQMVFQDPFGSLNPRQTVGKLLDIPLRTHGISDKAERRRRISSIIDKVGLPQAALSRFPHEFSGGQRQRIGIARALILQPDLLICDEPVSALDVSIQSQILNLLVDLKMELGLSYLFISHDLSVVRYFADRVIVMYLGRIVEVADREALWRQPAHPYTRALLAAVPVPRPGSRRQAETIAGELPSGAAAEGCRFYNRCPAAQARCATEDPTLRTLSANHQAACHFA comes from the coding sequence ATGCCTTTGCTTAGCGTCGAGAACCTCGAAGTCACCTACGCGCAGAAAGGGCGCAGTTTCCGCGCGCTCGACGGCGTGAGCTTCTCGCTCGAAAAGGGCGAGACGGTCGGGCTTGTCGGGGAGTCGGGCTGCGGAAAGTCGACGCTCGGCAAATCGATCCTGCGGCTGATCGAGACATCTGGCGGCGCCATCCGCGTCGATGGCGACGACATCACCAAGCTCGGCCACAACGCCATGATGAGCAAGCGCCGACGCATGCAGATGGTGTTTCAGGATCCCTTCGGCTCGCTCAATCCGCGCCAGACCGTCGGCAAGCTGCTCGACATCCCGCTGCGGACCCATGGCATTTCCGACAAGGCGGAACGCCGGAGGCGCATAAGCTCCATCATCGACAAGGTCGGCCTGCCGCAGGCGGCGCTGTCACGGTTTCCGCACGAGTTCTCCGGCGGCCAGCGCCAGCGCATCGGCATCGCCCGCGCCCTCATCCTTCAGCCGGACCTGCTGATCTGCGACGAGCCCGTGTCGGCACTGGACGTGTCGATTCAAAGCCAGATCCTCAATCTCCTCGTCGATCTCAAGATGGAGCTGGGGCTGTCCTACCTCTTCATCAGCCACGACCTCTCCGTCGTGCGCTATTTCGCCGATCGTGTCATCGTCATGTATCTCGGCCGGATCGTCGAGGTCGCCGATCGCGAGGCACTCTGGCGCCAGCCAGCACATCCCTATACCCGCGCCCTCCTGGCGGCTGTGCCCGTGCCGCGGCCGGGCAGCCGCAGGCAGGCGGAGACCATCGCCGGCGAATTGCCCAGCGGCGCAGCCGCAGAGGGTTGCCGGTTCTACAACCGCTGCCCAGCGGCGCAGGCGCGCTGTGCGACCGAAGACCCCACCCTGCGGACGCTTTCCGCCAATCATCAGGCTGCCTGCCACTTCGCCTGA
- a CDS encoding 2-hydroxychromene-2-carboxylate isomerase has protein sequence MPKTVDYYFSISSPWAYIGLDRFRALAAEHDLKIEPYLITIIEANGAIPSKSRPEPRRAHWKKDLVRWARYLDKTVLIDGRDNQGRPTTDWVPASFMIIAAQLDGLDWIELVAAMQERWWGHVDDIGLPEVRGRIADDAGFDGAALLAREQDADVQAKWQGNLARAKANGIFGSPTYVYEGEPYWGQDSLPFLKMHLTGEMTPLPLRAAE, from the coding sequence ATGCCCAAGACCGTTGACTATTATTTCTCGATCAGTTCGCCCTGGGCCTATATCGGCCTCGACCGTTTCAGGGCCCTCGCCGCCGAGCACGACCTGAAGATCGAGCCGTATCTGATCACCATCATCGAGGCGAACGGCGCCATCCCGTCCAAGAGCCGCCCTGAGCCGCGCAGGGCGCACTGGAAGAAGGATCTGGTGCGTTGGGCGCGCTATCTCGACAAGACAGTCCTCATCGACGGGCGCGACAACCAGGGGCGGCCGACGACAGATTGGGTGCCCGCATCCTTCATGATCATCGCCGCTCAGCTCGACGGGCTGGACTGGATCGAGCTCGTCGCGGCCATGCAAGAGCGCTGGTGGGGGCATGTCGACGACATCGGACTTCCCGAAGTACGCGGGCGCATCGCCGACGATGCGGGCTTCGACGGCGCCGCGCTGCTGGCACGCGAGCAGGACGCCGACGTCCAGGCCAAATGGCAGGGGAATCTCGCCCGCGCCAAGGCGAACGGCATCTTCGGCAGCCCCACCTATGTCTACGAGGGCGAGCCTTATTGGGGCCAGGACAGCCTTCCCTTCCTGAAGATGCACCTGACCGGCGAGATGACGCCTCTTCCGCTCAGGGCCGCGGAGTGA
- a CDS encoding MalY/PatB family protein: MSIIQDLDPDFLRARQSAKWSSFDAPVLPSNPAEMDFAVAPAIQAAMERVVSQQKYGYSTRGPESPGALLAESFCRRMLDKFGWDGADPARVVIVNDLIQAVMSSVLAFSEPGDGVALQVPSYPAFLGIIAQSGRQTVCNPMRDTGERYEIDSEQFRDVVDEKTRVLLLCLPQNPTGRVFPREELAPIVERAMELDMIIVADEIHADLLLDGRRHIPFAHMFPEAADRTITLYSATKSFNIPGLRTAVMHFGSDALLRGFHSRIPQMLLGTPASPGTFATLAAWEESEDWCRALIKVLEANRDHMLSRLAEELPTVRMYSPEATYLAWADFSDVRMNAVPYERLLLEAKVAGGDGRNFGPHYERFVRLNFSTSRTVLDEKLDRIVKAVKIGTV; the protein is encoded by the coding sequence ATGAGCATCATACAAGACCTCGACCCCGATTTTCTGCGCGCCCGGCAAAGTGCCAAATGGTCGAGCTTTGACGCTCCGGTCCTGCCCTCCAATCCCGCCGAGATGGATTTTGCGGTGGCGCCAGCGATCCAGGCCGCGATGGAACGGGTCGTCTCGCAGCAGAAATACGGCTATTCGACGCGCGGACCGGAAAGCCCCGGCGCCCTGCTTGCCGAATCGTTCTGTCGGCGAATGCTGGACAAGTTCGGGTGGGACGGGGCCGATCCTGCTCGTGTGGTCATCGTCAACGACCTCATCCAGGCGGTGATGTCCTCCGTCCTCGCCTTCTCCGAGCCGGGAGACGGCGTGGCCCTCCAGGTGCCGTCCTACCCGGCCTTTCTCGGGATCATCGCGCAGTCGGGCCGCCAGACGGTCTGCAACCCGATGCGCGACACCGGCGAGCGTTACGAAATCGACTCAGAACAATTCCGCGACGTCGTGGACGAAAAGACCCGTGTGCTGTTGCTCTGCCTGCCGCAGAACCCGACCGGGCGGGTGTTCCCGCGCGAGGAACTGGCCCCCATCGTCGAACGCGCGATGGAGCTGGACATGATCATCGTGGCCGACGAGATCCACGCCGACCTGCTGCTCGACGGCCGCCGGCACATCCCTTTCGCGCACATGTTCCCCGAAGCCGCGGATCGCACGATCACACTCTATTCCGCGACCAAGAGCTTCAACATTCCGGGATTGCGCACGGCCGTGATGCATTTCGGGTCGGATGCGCTGCTGCGCGGCTTCCACAGCCGCATCCCGCAGATGCTTCTCGGCACACCGGCGTCTCCCGGCACATTCGCGACGCTTGCCGCGTGGGAGGAATCCGAAGACTGGTGCCGGGCGCTGATCAAGGTGCTCGAAGCCAACCGGGACCACATGCTGTCGCGGCTGGCGGAAGAACTCCCGACGGTAAGGATGTACTCCCCGGAAGCGACCTATCTCGCTTGGGCGGATTTCAGTGACGTCCGGATGAACGCCGTCCCCTATGAACGACTTCTTTTGGAAGCAAAGGTCGCCGGCGGCGACGGACGCAACTTCGGACCGCACTACGAACGGTTCGTCCGCCTGAACTTCTCGACATCACGCACGGTCCTCGACGAAAAACTGGATCGGATCGTCAAGGCGGTAAAGATCGGCACAGTGTGA
- a CDS encoding TetR/AcrR family transcriptional regulator, translating to MQEIAKLAGVATGTLFLYADNKRDMAYLATADDFGRALDEAGSVPTDATYIDQIVACWRPYFVMHNANPEMAKIILSEFLFFAGKQARRHGEGVAGMKAEALRRALRCQQRGELVSTVPAAEIADLSYYLFQGVVRRWVQTGAIDVNEGLAMFHRALSLGLSGLKVQPAR from the coding sequence ATGCAGGAAATCGCCAAGCTTGCCGGTGTGGCCACGGGAACGCTGTTTCTCTACGCCGACAACAAGCGGGACATGGCCTATCTTGCGACGGCGGACGATTTCGGCCGCGCTCTCGATGAGGCCGGATCGGTCCCGACGGACGCGACCTATATCGATCAGATCGTAGCGTGCTGGCGACCGTATTTCGTCATGCACAATGCCAATCCCGAAATGGCGAAGATCATCCTGTCCGAATTCCTCTTCTTCGCCGGAAAGCAGGCCCGGCGGCACGGCGAAGGCGTTGCCGGCATGAAGGCCGAAGCCCTGCGCCGGGCGCTTCGGTGCCAACAGCGCGGCGAACTCGTGAGCACCGTGCCAGCCGCTGAGATCGCCGATCTGTCCTATTATCTGTTCCAGGGCGTCGTCAGGCGCTGGGTGCAGACCGGAGCGATCGACGTCAACGAAGGCCTGGCCATGTTCCATCGGGCGCTTTCGCTGGGCCTCTCTGGGCTGAAGGTGCAGCCCGCCCGTTAG
- a CDS encoding ABC transporter permease, which yields MANARIAKIFGKTALQALPTIFGIVVLNFLLLKMLPGDVADTIAMESGSATEESMAAIRERLGLNLGMFEQVVNYLNNLAHFDLGTSARLGVPVTDLIVGRLPDTLLLVLSALGFALVIGIVLGWVMSAFAGKWPDRVISVVLMFIYAIPGFWLGLMAIVLFSVTMNWLPSNGNASIGAGLTGWDAFVDRLRHLIMPALSLSLFYAAVYARLTRATMLEVQQQDFMRTAAAKGLHPVVMQFRHALRNALIPVTTVAGMHLGNMLGGAMVVETVFGWPGMGRLALDSVVNRDFSVLLGILLLSSILVIIANVVVDILQSWLDPRIELR from the coding sequence ATGGCCAACGCCCGCATCGCCAAGATCTTTGGAAAGACCGCGTTGCAGGCGCTGCCGACGATCTTCGGCATTGTCGTCTTGAACTTCCTGCTCCTCAAGATGTTGCCTGGCGACGTCGCCGACACGATCGCGATGGAATCCGGCTCGGCCACCGAGGAGTCGATGGCGGCGATCCGCGAGCGCCTCGGCCTCAACCTGGGCATGTTCGAGCAGGTCGTGAACTATCTGAACAACCTTGCCCATTTCGACCTGGGCACGTCCGCCCGCCTCGGCGTGCCGGTGACCGATCTGATCGTCGGCCGGCTGCCGGACACGCTGCTGCTGGTGCTGAGCGCTCTCGGCTTCGCGCTGGTGATCGGCATCGTGCTGGGCTGGGTCATGTCGGCATTTGCGGGGAAATGGCCGGATCGGGTCATCTCCGTGGTGCTGATGTTCATCTATGCCATACCCGGTTTCTGGCTCGGTCTGATGGCAATCGTCCTGTTCTCCGTGACGATGAACTGGCTGCCGAGCAACGGCAATGCTAGCATCGGGGCGGGGTTGACGGGGTGGGACGCGTTCGTCGATCGCCTGCGGCACCTGATCATGCCCGCGCTGTCGCTGTCGCTCTTCTATGCCGCTGTCTATGCCCGGCTGACCCGCGCCACCATGCTTGAAGTGCAGCAGCAGGACTTCATGCGGACCGCGGCAGCCAAGGGGCTCCATCCCGTGGTGATGCAGTTCCGACATGCGCTGCGCAATGCGCTCATCCCGGTGACGACGGTGGCCGGCATGCATCTCGGCAACATGCTCGGTGGCGCGATGGTGGTGGAAACCGTCTTCGGCTGGCCGGGCATGGGACGGCTTGCGCTCGACAGCGTCGTGAACCGCGATTTCTCTGTGCTTCTCGGAATCCTGCTTCTGTCGTCGATCCTCGTCATCATCGCCAATGTGGTGGTGGACATTCTGCAGTCCTGGCTCGATCCCCGTATCGAGCTTCGTTAG
- a CDS encoding ABC transporter substrate-binding protein, which translates to MSKMNTEISRRLILKGLAGAAAMSQVGFSFTQNSAAASAPAKGGVMTILPGWEPPMLVSLSSPSSLPLSGKVTEGLLQFDLEMKPQPQLATEWTVSDDTLTYTFKLRQGVKWHDGADFTAADVIFSLATLKKSHPRGRATFAHVESMEAPDDHTVVLKLAKPTLFLLTALSAAESPIVPKHIYDGSDPATNPANIAPIGTGPFVFKEWVRGSHVVYERNPNYWDAGKPYLDGIVARFIPDQAARSVGFETGELDAGFRTPVALNDVERLEGITTLAFEGDGYQYSPPNNFCLEFNLDSDKFKDIRVRQAIAHTINREAICKIVFFGKAVPSHSPVVPGLKAFHNPKPSPYPVDLDKANALLDEAGFSRGADGKRFAVTLDYPSEDTTRRLAEYMRATLSRIGIEVTARGQDLGSIAKRVYTDRDFEMQIASLSPLFDPQVGVQRTYWSKNYIKGVPYSNATHYANPEVDELLEGAAVEANPEKRIEMWMKIQDLVMHDIPTINLVMPIWETIHTTRSHGMADTASGFEGTFASAYISA; encoded by the coding sequence ATGTCTAAGATGAACACCGAAATAAGTCGCCGTCTCATCCTCAAGGGGCTTGCCGGCGCCGCAGCCATGAGCCAGGTCGGCTTCTCCTTCACGCAAAATTCAGCTGCGGCTTCAGCTCCCGCGAAGGGGGGCGTAATGACGATCCTGCCCGGCTGGGAGCCGCCGATGCTGGTGTCGCTCAGCAGCCCTTCGAGCCTGCCGCTGAGCGGCAAGGTTACGGAAGGGCTGTTGCAGTTCGATCTGGAAATGAAGCCGCAGCCGCAGCTCGCGACGGAGTGGACCGTCTCGGATGATACGCTGACCTACACGTTCAAACTGCGCCAGGGCGTCAAATGGCATGACGGCGCCGATTTCACCGCCGCCGACGTGATCTTCTCGCTCGCCACTTTGAAGAAGTCGCATCCGCGTGGGCGAGCCACCTTCGCTCATGTCGAGAGCATGGAGGCACCCGACGACCATACGGTCGTGCTGAAGCTCGCGAAGCCGACGCTGTTCCTGCTGACCGCGCTTTCGGCGGCAGAATCGCCGATCGTGCCGAAGCACATCTACGACGGGTCCGATCCGGCCACCAACCCCGCCAACATCGCGCCGATCGGCACCGGGCCCTTCGTGTTCAAGGAATGGGTCCGCGGCAGCCACGTCGTCTACGAGCGCAATCCGAACTACTGGGATGCGGGCAAGCCCTATCTCGACGGCATCGTCGCCCGCTTCATCCCCGATCAGGCCGCCCGTTCGGTCGGCTTCGAAACCGGGGAACTGGACGCCGGCTTCCGCACTCCCGTCGCGCTCAACGATGTCGAGCGCCTCGAAGGCATCACGACGCTGGCCTTCGAGGGTGACGGCTATCAGTATTCGCCGCCGAACAATTTCTGCCTCGAATTCAATCTCGACTCCGACAAGTTCAAGGACATCCGGGTCCGCCAGGCCATCGCGCACACGATCAATCGCGAGGCGATCTGCAAGATCGTGTTTTTCGGCAAGGCCGTTCCTTCGCATTCGCCGGTGGTTCCGGGCTTGAAGGCCTTCCACAATCCGAAGCCGAGCCCCTATCCGGTCGACCTCGACAAGGCCAATGCGCTGCTCGACGAGGCCGGCTTCTCCCGCGGGGCCGACGGCAAGCGTTTTGCCGTGACCCTCGATTATCCTTCGGAAGATACGACGAGGCGGCTGGCCGAATACATGCGCGCCACGCTGAGCCGCATCGGCATCGAGGTGACGGCGCGGGGACAGGATCTCGGTTCGATCGCCAAGCGTGTCTACACCGACCGCGACTTCGAGATGCAGATTGCCTCGCTGAGCCCGCTCTTCGACCCGCAGGTGGGTGTCCAGCGGACATACTGGTCGAAAAACTACATCAAGGGCGTGCCGTATTCCAACGCCACGCACTATGCCAATCCGGAAGTGGACGAGCTGCTCGAAGGCGCCGCCGTCGAAGCCAACCCCGAAAAGCGCATCGAGATGTGGATGAAGATCCAGGATCTGGTGATGCACGACATACCGACGATCAACCTCGTCATGCCGATCTGGGAAACCATTCATACGACCCGGTCTCACGGCATGGCCGATACGGCATCCGGCTTTGAGGGTACGTTCGCTTCTGCCTATATTTCCGCCTGA
- a CDS encoding ABC transporter permease, with product MNTQAFIDTAAATPLAAAEILVPKKQGSRAWRAVRNNIPFLVGSAILIAIIALALLADILYPADPRDMVTMPLIWPFQDAEYPLGSGSLGTDIASGLVHGARASLLVGGSAALVGLIIGVLVGAIGGYFGGVLDDVLVRVTELFQTVPTFLLVIVLVAIAGPSLPMIAFAIGIATWPTVARLVRAQFRALRSSDFVMAARSLGYSTTRIIFGEILPNALPPVVVTTSVLAANAILTEAGLSFLGMGDPDLVSWGSMIADGRSLLRVEWCVTALPGAAITLTVLSLNLVGDGLNDILNPRSVSNR from the coding sequence ATGAACACGCAGGCGTTCATCGATACTGCGGCGGCAACGCCCCTCGCAGCCGCCGAGATTCTGGTGCCGAAGAAGCAGGGATCGCGCGCCTGGCGCGCCGTGCGCAACAACATCCCGTTTCTGGTCGGCTCGGCGATCCTGATCGCCATTATTGCCCTGGCGCTGTTGGCCGACATCCTCTACCCCGCCGACCCGCGCGACATGGTGACGATGCCGCTGATCTGGCCATTCCAGGATGCCGAATATCCGCTCGGCAGCGGCTCGCTGGGCACCGACATCGCGAGCGGCCTCGTGCACGGGGCGCGGGCCTCGCTGCTGGTGGGCGGCTCCGCCGCGCTGGTGGGCTTGATCATCGGGGTGCTCGTCGGGGCGATCGGCGGATATTTCGGCGGCGTGCTCGACGATGTGCTGGTCCGCGTCACCGAACTGTTCCAGACCGTCCCGACATTTCTCCTCGTGATCGTGTTGGTGGCGATCGCCGGACCGTCGCTGCCGATGATCGCATTCGCCATCGGCATCGCGACGTGGCCGACCGTCGCCCGTCTCGTGCGCGCGCAGTTCCGCGCCCTGCGCAGCTCGGATTTCGTCATGGCCGCGCGCAGCCTCGGCTACAGCACGACACGCATCATCTTTGGCGAGATCCTGCCAAACGCGTTGCCTCCCGTGGTGGTCACCACCTCGGTTCTCGCCGCCAACGCCATCCTGACTGAGGCCGGCCTGTCTTTTCTCGGCATGGGCGACCCCGATCTGGTGTCCTGGGGTTCGATGATCGCCGACGGGCGCTCGCTTCTGCGGGTGGAGTGGTGCGTGACGGCGCTGCCCGGCGCCGCCATCACCCTTACCGTCCTCTCGCTGAACCTCGTTGGCGACGGCCTCAACGACATCCTCAACCCCCGCTCGGTGAGCAATCGATGA
- a CDS encoding ABC transporter ATP-binding protein encodes MKPIPVLEVLNLAIGFPSGPAVHGVSFEIHKGEMLALVGESGCGKSMTAFAIMRLLPPAARILNGQVIFEGVDLATVSPFELRRIRGNGVSLILQEPMTSLNPVLTVGSQVAEVIRRHQKLSSRATRARVVELFELVGIPDPHKRYDQHPHNFSGGMRQRVMIAMAVACNPALLIADEPTTALDVTIQAQVMDLLDRLRRELSMAVLLITHDLGVVAQWADRVAVMYAGRVVETAPVKRFFDAPPQHPYSMGLLNSSVSNGEGAWHYTNHRLTEIKGSVNSAAYAKGCSFAPRCSRVLPTCHAMQPELSALEEGWLASCRRAQRQEEQAHAFA; translated from the coding sequence ATGAAACCCATTCCGGTTCTCGAAGTCCTCAACCTCGCCATCGGCTTCCCGTCCGGACCAGCCGTCCACGGGGTGTCGTTTGAAATCCACAAGGGCGAGATGCTGGCGCTGGTCGGCGAATCCGGTTGCGGAAAGTCCATGACCGCCTTTGCGATCATGCGCCTCTTGCCGCCCGCCGCGCGGATCCTGAACGGTCAGGTCATCTTCGAAGGGGTCGATCTTGCGACGGTGTCGCCGTTCGAGCTGCGCCGTATCCGCGGAAACGGCGTTTCACTCATCCTTCAGGAGCCCATGACCTCTCTCAACCCGGTGCTGACCGTCGGATCCCAGGTGGCGGAGGTTATCCGGCGCCACCAGAAGCTGTCCTCGCGGGCCACGCGCGCCCGCGTGGTCGAGCTCTTCGAGCTGGTCGGGATTCCTGACCCGCACAAGCGCTACGACCAGCACCCGCACAACTTCTCCGGCGGCATGCGGCAGCGGGTGATGATCGCGATGGCCGTGGCGTGCAATCCTGCCCTGTTGATCGCCGATGAGCCGACCACGGCGCTCGACGTCACGATCCAGGCTCAAGTGATGGACCTCCTCGACCGGCTGCGCCGCGAATTGTCGATGGCGGTTCTGCTGATCACCCACGATCTCGGCGTGGTCGCCCAATGGGCCGATCGCGTCGCCGTCATGTATGCCGGCCGGGTGGTCGAGACCGCTCCCGTCAAGCGCTTCTTCGACGCGCCGCCCCAGCACCCGTACTCGATGGGACTCCTCAACTCTTCGGTCAGCAATGGCGAGGGCGCCTGGCACTACACGAACCACCGCCTGACGGAGATCAAGGGGTCCGTGAACTCGGCGGCCTACGCCAAGGGCTGTTCCTTTGCGCCGCGCTGCAGCCGCGTGTTGCCGACGTGCCACGCCATGCAGCCCGAACTTTCCGCTCTGGAGGAAGGGTGGCTGGCCAGTTGCCGGCGCGCCCAGCGGCAAGAGGAGCAAGCGCATGCCTTTGCTTAG
- a CDS encoding hydantoinase/oxoprolinase family protein — MTGQPELRLSADVGGTFTDMVLEQAGTRWTSKVLTTPARPEEGVLAGIAEILDIAGKSIGDVTTFVHGTTLATNAIIERRGAKTALIATDGFRDVVEIGTESRYDQYELALVRPKPLVERPLRFTVRERMDARGNVLLALHETDVLDIVQQLKAAGVLSVAVCFLHAYANPAHELRVAALLSEHLPGVTVSLSHEVSPEIREYERTSTTIANAYVQPLMSGYLKRLDVSLRERGFTGFLCLMTSGGGLSSVESARRFPVRLVESGPAGGSIFAAQIAAMLGEKKVLAFDMGGTTAKVSLIHDFQSETVRSFEVDRAARFLKGSGLPLRIPVIEMVEIGAGGGSIAGIDQLKRVTVGPESASSVPGPACYGRGGTEATVTDADLTLGLIDPKAFAGGSILLDPEKSRTAFAGTVGAALSLDAEMSAYAVYEMVCENMASAARVHAVERGAVTSQHTVIAFGGAAPLHVARVAEKIGAERVIVPQNAGVGSAVGFLAAPISYEVVRSGYQRLDTFDAAAANELLEAMATEIRAWVETAARGAPLVERRIAYMRYLGQGHEIPVVIPNGTLEPGYATAFREQFEDAYRMMFKRIIPKAAIEVMAWSVSISTEPTLPEAIEPIELTDAPETDEKRRFFDGRNGVSIDIPLYRRSALRPGQRFAGPAIVNEAETSTFVSDAFDAWIDASGAIVMQRKARALLQQAA; from the coding sequence ATGACCGGCCAACCGGAACTGAGATTGTCCGCCGACGTGGGCGGCACGTTCACGGACATGGTGTTGGAGCAGGCCGGTACGCGTTGGACATCGAAGGTCCTGACAACCCCTGCGCGCCCGGAAGAAGGCGTGCTGGCCGGCATCGCGGAGATCCTGGATATTGCCGGGAAATCCATCGGCGACGTCACCACCTTCGTCCACGGAACGACGCTTGCCACGAACGCCATCATCGAACGCCGCGGCGCGAAAACCGCCCTCATTGCCACGGACGGCTTTCGGGACGTGGTCGAAATCGGCACCGAAAGCCGGTACGATCAGTATGAGCTGGCATTGGTGCGGCCGAAGCCGCTGGTGGAGCGCCCGCTGCGCTTCACTGTCCGCGAGCGGATGGACGCGCGGGGCAACGTTCTCCTGGCGCTCCACGAAACGGACGTTCTTGACATCGTCCAACAGTTGAAGGCGGCGGGCGTTCTCTCGGTCGCCGTCTGCTTCCTGCATGCCTATGCAAACCCGGCACATGAATTGCGCGTGGCAGCCCTGCTCTCCGAGCACCTGCCCGGCGTGACTGTCTCGCTCAGCCACGAGGTTTCGCCGGAGATCCGCGAATATGAGCGCACCTCCACGACGATCGCCAACGCCTATGTCCAGCCGCTGATGAGCGGCTATCTGAAGAGGCTCGACGTGTCGCTCCGCGAGAGAGGTTTCACCGGCTTTCTTTGCCTCATGACCTCAGGCGGCGGTCTCTCCTCGGTGGAATCGGCGCGCCGCTTTCCTGTCCGCCTGGTCGAATCCGGCCCGGCCGGTGGCTCGATCTTCGCCGCGCAGATCGCCGCGATGTTGGGCGAAAAGAAGGTTCTCGCCTTCGACATGGGCGGCACGACCGCCAAGGTCAGCCTCATTCACGACTTCCAGTCCGAAACCGTTCGCAGCTTCGAGGTTGATCGCGCCGCCCGCTTCCTGAAGGGTAGCGGGCTGCCTCTGCGCATCCCCGTCATCGAGATGGTCGAGATCGGCGCCGGCGGCGGCTCGATCGCCGGCATCGACCAGCTCAAGCGTGTCACGGTGGGACCGGAGAGCGCCTCTTCCGTTCCCGGACCGGCCTGCTACGGTCGCGGCGGCACGGAAGCCACCGTCACCGACGCTGATCTCACGCTCGGGCTGATCGATCCGAAGGCGTTCGCCGGCGGGTCGATCCTGCTTGATCCCGAAAAATCCCGGACCGCTTTCGCAGGAACCGTCGGCGCGGCTCTGTCGCTCGATGCGGAAATGTCCGCCTATGCCGTTTACGAGATGGTGTGCGAGAACATGGCCAGCGCGGCTCGCGTTCACGCAGTGGAACGCGGCGCGGTAACGAGCCAGCACACGGTCATCGCCTTCGGCGGCGCCGCCCCGCTGCACGTCGCCCGCGTTGCCGAGAAGATCGGCGCGGAACGCGTGATCGTTCCGCAGAATGCCGGCGTCGGCTCGGCCGTCGGCTTCCTTGCCGCTCCCATTTCCTACGAGGTCGTGCGGTCAGGCTATCAGCGTCTCGATACGTTTGACGCCGCCGCGGCAAACGAACTGCTGGAGGCCATGGCCACGGAAATCCGCGCCTGGGTGGAAACGGCTGCGCGCGGCGCCCCGTTGGTCGAGAGGCGGATCGCCTACATGCGCTATCTCGGCCAGGGCCACGAAATCCCGGTGGTCATCCCGAACGGGACGCTTGAGCCGGGTTACGCCACAGCCTTCCGGGAACAGTTCGAGGATGCGTATCGGATGATGTTCAAGCGCATCATCCCTAAGGCTGCGATCGAGGTCATGGCGTGGTCGGTGTCCATATCCACTGAACCGACGCTGCCGGAGGCGATAGAGCCGATCGAACTCACCGATGCGCCGGAAACGGACGAGAAGCGCCGCTTCTTCGACGGCCGCAACGGCGTCAGCATCGACATCCCGCTCTATCGGCGATCGGCCCTGCGTCCCGGCCAGCGCTTCGCCGGCCCGGCGATCGTCAATGAAGCTGAAACCTCGACCTTCGTCAGCGATGCCTTCGACGCCTGGATCGACGCCTCCGGCGCGATCGTGATGCAGCGCAAGGCACGTGCCCTGCTGCAGCAGGCGGCGTGA